The DNA sequence AAAACTGTACGTTAAAAATGATAAAGATCAGATGGTTCCTTATTCTGATTTTATGAGGCTTGAAAAAGTGTATGGACTATCGGAGATCACAAGACATAATATGTATAATTCTTCTGAGGTTAGTGGAACACCTGCACCGGGCTATAGTAGTGGTCAGGCAATTAAAGCGATCCAGGAAGTTGCCGATAAGACATTGCCAAGAGGATTTGGTATTGACTGGGCAGGTATCTCTAAAGACGAAGTGAGCCGTGGAAATGAGGCGATCTTTATTTTCCTTGTGTGTTTAGGATTTGTTTATTTGATCCTTTCTGCACAGTACGAAAGCTTTATACTTCCTTTACCGGTAATCCTTTCACTTCCTACAGGTATATTTGGTGCATTTTTATGTCTGAAACTTTTAGGATTAGAAAATAACATTTATGCTCAGGTGGCGATGGTGATGCTCATAGGACTATTAGGGAAAAATGCGGTATTGATTGTCGAGTTTGCGGTGCAGAAGAAGGCTGAAGAGGGAATACCAGTGATGAAGGCTGCCATTGAAGGTGCGACCATCCGTTTCCGTCCTATTTTAATGACCTCTTTTGCATTTATTGCCGGACTTATACCACTGGTAATGGCAACAGGGCCGGGAGCAGTCGGAAACAGAACGATTGGAACTGCAGCGGCTGGAGGAATGCTGATAGGAACTATTTTCGGGTTAATGATCATTCCTGGATTGTATTACATATTCGGAACGATTGCTGAAAAATCAAGACTGGCCAGATATGAAGAAGAGAATCCTTTAACAGAACAAACTGAACCTTATGAACATGATGGAAAATTTGAAGACTAAATCAATACTCACAGCCATTGCAGCATCACTTGTTTTAGCAAGTTGTAAAGCTCCTATGGCGACAGTTATAAAAGACGAGGTAAAAGAGAATGTACCTCAGAATTTTGGTGAAAACAACCAACAGGATGCGAACGCTAATAGTGGTACGACCCCCTGGAGACAGTTTTTTACAGATCCTAATCTGGTAACCCTAATCGAGACTGCCCTGAAAAATAATCAGGAGCTGATGATTACCCTGCAGGAAATTGAAATTGCAAAAAGTGGAGTCCTTTATAAGAAAGGTAAATTAAGTCCTACAGTTGCAACCTCAATAGGCGCAGGAGTTAAAAAGTCCGGCCGGTATACCAGTGAAGGGGCTGGTGATGCAACGACTGAAATTGAACCCGGAAGAGAAATGCCGGACCCACTGGGGAATTTTGAAGGAGGCTTGATGGCTAACTGGGAAGTTGATATCTGGAAAAAATTAAGAACTGAAAAAGAATCTGCGGTGGCTCATTATCTGTCCACTGTAGAAGGTAAAAACTTTGTTCTTTCCAACCTTATCGAGGAAGTGGCAGATAGTTATTACGAACTGTTGTCGCTTGATAACCAACTGGATATTATTCAGCAATATATTAAACTTCAGGAAAAAGCGCTTGAGATCTCTAAAATTCAGAAGCAGGCGGCTGCAGCCACAGAATTGGCTGTTAAGAAATTTGAGGCTGAATTGGCAAAATCAAAAGCTACTGAATACACGATCCGTCAGCAGATCACTGAAAAGGAAAATGGAATCAATGCTCTTTTAGGAAGATTTCCTCAGCCGATTGTAAGAACGAAAGAGAGCTTTATGTCAACAATTCCACAAACGGTTTACACAGGGATTCCTTCGCAGTTATTAGCGAATCGTCCCGACATAAAACAGGCTGAATTAGAATTGAAATCTGCAAAACTGGATGTAGAAGCTGCCAGAAAAGAATTTTATCCTTCTCTAGAAATATCAGCCACATTAGGTTTGGAAGCATTTAAGCCATCTTACCTGGTGAAAATGCCGGAATCTATCGCGTATAATCTGGTAGGAGAGGTAGCAGGTCCATTAATCAATAAAACAGCGATTAAAGCTAATTTTCAGACTGCTGACGCAAAACAGATCCAGGCATTGTATGAGTATGATAAAACAATTTTAAATGCTTATCTGGACGTAGCCAATCTAATGTCAAAGGTTAAGAATATAGATCAGTACTATAAGCTGAAATCAGAAGAAACGCATGCCTTGGATCAATCCATAGATATTGCCAATCAGCTATTCAGAAATTCAAGAGCAGATTATCTTGAAGTACTTTTAAATCAAAGAGATGCCTTAGATGCCAAAATGGAATTGGTAGAGGCTAAAGAAAAACAGCTGAGTACAGTTGTTGATATTTATAAGAGCTTAGGCGGAGGCTGGAAGTGATTATAAATCTTTAATGTTTTTTTAATAGAAGGAGACTGTCGTTTGACAGTCTCTTTTTTTTGTGAATGAGATTAAATAAAAAATAAAGGGCTCAGTAATTAAACCGAACCCTTTGTAATTTACCTGCCATTAGCAACTAAATTATATATAAACATGGTTGTTAGTTCATAATATTACCCCGTTCAGATTCTTTTAATATTACTGCTGGGTTTTCCAATGAGTTCCATTCTTTACTGGCGGATCAGCTTCTTTCAGTTCCTCCCCGTTGTTTGGTTTTGACTGAGTGTTATGTATTGTTTTATTACTAATAGCACTTGTTTTTGCCTGTTGAAAGTCGTTTTCATCATCTTGTCTGCAAGCTCCTAAGGTCATAAGGGTAGCTACTGCAATTAATAAAGGAAACGTTTTTAATGAGATAAACTTTTTCATAAAATTTCAGAGTTAAAAGGTTATCCCGGCCAGGTTTATCATTCAGAATTCTGACTCCGAAATTATAGGCATAAAATGATAAAAAAAAGTACTTGTTGTCTCTATTCGGCAATTAAGACGTCCTAATTCATAAATAAGGACAATGTTATAATGTTGATAATCAATTTGTTGAATGAGTGTTTTTCAATTTTAAAACAGGCTGTATTAAATCATTAATGTGTGTTAAGATTTAAATGATTTTATGTATTTTTGATTACTAAACAGGTGCTATTAATCTCTCAAGGTGATAAAAAAACTGCTTTTTATATTTTCTTTAGTAATTTTTAAACTTTTCTTTTCTCAAGAGGGGTATAGTGATTATTATAAGTTGCGCGTTAAATATGAAGATTTCGAAGAAAATAATACGAAGGCTTTTCCTTACATTCAAACGTATATCAATAAGGCGAAAAAAGACAAAAACTATGAAAAGCTTCTTCAGGGCTATAAGGATGGAGTTTTCTATTCTTCTTCCAATGAAAAAAAACTTGTGTATGCTGACAGCGCGATATGGGCGGCCAGATTATCTGAGAATAAGGACCTCATAAGCACTGCCTATATAGAAAAGGGAGTTGTATACTATTACCATTATAAGAGATTCCAGGCAGCATTAAATGAATATCTTCAGGCATACGAGTATTCTAAGAATACAAAAAATGATTTCCTGAGATACCAGAATTTGTATCATATTGGTGTTGTAAAGAGCTATCTCGGATATTATGAAGAAGCTTCGAAGCTTTTTGAACAGTGTATTGCGTATTATAAGCCCAAATCTCAGTCAGCTTTACACCCCAATGAAGTATATAACAATAAGAAGGGTTATCTTAATAGTTTACATCAACTCATCATTTGCTATCGCAATCTTCATAAATATAAAGAAGCAGATCTTGCTATACAGACAGGGCTTGATGAAGTAAATAATGATCGTGACTACGCACAGGAAAAAGGATATTTTTTACTCTCAAAAGGGATTTCAGAATATGATAAAAAAAATTATGTAGCGGCAAAAGATTATTTAAAACAATGCATTCCTTCTCTTAGTAATGGTGGAGATTTCGCGAGGCTTTCAGTTGATTATTTTTATGTAGGTAAAAGTTATGCCGGATTAGATAAGAATACAGAATCCATTTCTTATTTTACTAAAGTTGATTCCATTTTTCAGAAACATCAATTCATTCTTCCGGAACTTAGGGAGAATTATGAGCTATTGATCAAACATTATAAAGAGGAGGGCAATCAGAAGCAACAGCTCTATTTTACAAGTCAGCTCTTAAAAGCAGACAGTATCATCTCAAAAGACTTTATTTATTTGTCGAGTAAGATTCATAAAGAATATGACACAAAAGCATTGCTTGAAGAAAAGAGAAAACTTGAGAAAGCAAATTCCTGGGGAAGTATTATTATCGGAGGATTGATTGTGGTGGCAATTATTCTTTTAATTCTTTTAATCGTAAGATATAAAAGAGAAAAGTATATTCAACAGAAATATATTCTTTTAGAAGAAAAATTTAGCTTACAACAAACTGTGGTTTCAGAAGAATCTTTTGTTAATATAGATGTAGAAGAAAAAAAGACAGGATTGGATGAAAACAAAGTTGAAGAATTATTGACGAAATTGAAGGTTTTTGAAGATAAAAAAGAGTATACGCAAAAAGGACTTACTATCAATAAACTTGCCGGTCAGTTGGGAACTAATTCCAATTATCTCTCACAGGTTATTAACGACTGTAAAGGAGTCAATTTTAATAAATACTTAAGCGAACTGCGCATCAATTATATAACCGGGCTTTTATTTGAAAATAAGGAATACCTTAAATATAGAATAGAAACCCTGGCAAAAGAATGTGGAATAGCATCGAGGCAAAATTTCTCAGATTTATTTTATGAAATTAATGGGATCCGCCCTACCGATTTTATCAGAAAAAGAAGACAGGAACTTGACAATAAAAATAATTTTTCGGCTTTCAATCCGGCTTAAATAATAGGTAATTCCGTTTGAGTTTTGTAATGTGGACTACTTTGAGTTTTTTTTATATAAATATCTTTATTATATTTATTGAAGAAGCCAACACAAAACCAGACTACCATGAAAAAAATTCTTTTGGCAATTGTAGCCATTATAGTTGTTATCGTTGCTATACTTTTGATTAAAACATTTACGTATCCATTTAAAAAAAACAGTACCAATACAGTTCCTGAAACAAAATGGGTAAAAAATGATTCTGCAATCCAAAGACTTTCCGGTGGAATTAAAATCCCAACAGTGTCTGGAGGTGACCTCGACGTTTTCAATTATGAGCCGTTTGCTCAATTCAAAGAATACCTGAAGAAATCTTACCCTCTGGTATATCAAAATACCGAAAATTATGAAGTCAATACCTATGGATTGGTTTTTAGGCTAAAAGGAAGCAAGGCAAATCTTGAACCCATTCTTTTTCTCTCACATATGGATGTAGTACCACCTGGAGATGCTGATATCATAAACAATGATCAGAATATTTTCAGACCCGATGATAAAGCTTTACCAGGCGTGACAAAAGTTGCAGAAGATTGGGATTTTGCACCTTTTTCAGGAGCCGTTGCTAACGGAAGGATCTATGGAAGAGGGGCAATTGATATGAAGGGAATGTTGTTTTCTTTGATGGAATCTCTTACAAACATGATAAAAAGCGGGAAGGTTCCACAGCGGGATATCTATTTGGCTTTTGGTTTTGATGAAGAAGTAGGAGGAAGAAAAGGGGCTAAGCAAATTGCCAAGCATTTTAAAGATAAAGGTTTGGTATTCGATGCAGTATATGATGAGGGTGGTTTGATTTTACAGAAGGGAGGGATCAAAGGGATTGATGCTGATGTGGCTGTAATTGGTTGTGCGGAAAAAGGATTTCTTTCTGCAAAGATAAAAGTAAAAGGCCTGGGGGGACATTCCTCAATGCCGCCAATGGAAAGTGCTATTGGTAAAGCGGCTGTTATTATGCAGAGATTGGAGAATGATCAGATGAAACCAACGATTACTCCACTTATTAAGGAATTCTTTGATAACATTGGAGGGACGATGTCATTTGCAAATAGACTTGCTATTTCAAATCAGTGGCTCTTAAAATCCGTATTGCTCTCTCAGCTGGCTAAAAATAATTCTACGAATGCATTGATCCGCTCAACAACAGCACTTACAATGATGAAGGGGAGTGATGGAACAAATGTTCTTTCTCCGGAAGTTGAATTTGTAGTTAATTTCAGGCTTCTTTCGGGGAACTCTGTGAAAGACATCCGGGATCATATTGCAAAAGCAACAAAAGGTTTTGATGTTGAAGTGGAAGAAATTGATAATACCAGAGAAGCCTCTGCTGTGTCACCAACGAATGTTAAAGCATATCAGATCATTGAACAGGGAATCAGGGAAGTTTATCCGAATTCAATTACAACCCCTTATTTGACGATTGCCGGAACAGATGCTTATAAATACCAGATCGTTAGCAAGAATATTTATAGATTTATGCCCATCAGGATTACCGATGCCGAAAAACAAAGTATTCACAGTACCAACGAATACATCAGCATAGAAAACTATATGAAAATGATTCACTACTTTGAATTTATCATGAAAAATTATGATAGGTAGGAGTGATTAGGTAGTAGGTGTTAGGTGGTAATAATCAGGTAATTAGGTGGTATCTGATGAGTTTCGGGCTACGGATGATACTTATGCGATTTTTTCAATCTTTTAATTTTTCAATCTTTCAATAATTAAATATTACACGTCGAGTTTTGTCGCATTACAGAAATAGCTTTGTCCTATCAAAACATAAAGCTATGGAATTGCCTTTTTACTTAAGCTATAAAGAATTCGAAAATCAGTACTACAATAATCTTGAAAAATGGTTTGAAGAATATCTCAATACCAGTGAAACAGATTTTTTAAAAAGTATGGCCGATATGTATCGTCCCTATTTATATTACAATTTTGCAAATGACAGAGTTCAGGCGGATGCTTCTACACAAATCAAAGACTGCTTTTTTCCATATTATGAGAAAATAGGTTTATCTTTTTGTACCAACTGTGAAAATGATAAAGATAAGAAGAGCAATAAAAAAGAAATGAACCATGTTTTTGAATGGAAAACCATTTCCATGATGGAATATGCGCAACATGTCCTGGATAAGATCAACCGTTATTTTTTGAAAAATGGGATTTCTCCTAAAAATGAAAATGTTCTTGACTATATTAATAACTGTGAAATAGTAACTTCCAGAGATGGTGCAGGGTACTGTGTAAATTATAGCCGCCATCAGCGTACCATTTCATTTTTAAAAGCATACCTACCTTGTTATGGACAAACTGTAGACATTACAGTATATCGGGATTTTGTTTTTTCGGTTGTGCAGATCGCTCAATTCATTGATCAGAAATTGAGAGCTATTGACGCAATAGAATCTACTATCTATAATAAATTGAAATCAGATGCAAGGTTTAAATTGCAGATGAGTCATCAGTTTCTAACGATTTGCAATTAGCATTGCAGGTTTACAAAAGACACCAAAACATTCATTATAACTAAATTACCGTTTGATTGATATTTAATATTTATCAGACAAACAAATCCTGATCGAGAGATCAGGATTTTGTTTTTAATATTCGGATATCTGTATAGGATATTTCAGTTTAAGAGAAAATTCCTGAAGATACTTTTGCCAGTCCTTTGCTGAGGTGATTTCGCCTGCTTTGTCCCAGGCAGCTCCCGCATAGAAGGTGATGGTCTGTTTATTTTTTAAGATAATTTCTGAGCCCAGATGTTTGTTTTTATCTGTAATAGTATAGTTCGCATTAGGGAAAATAATAGCTGTTCCCACAATCCCATTTTTTGAATTTTCCGGCCAATAAGCTGCTAAATGATTGTCCTGATCTATTATTTTTTCACCCTTACCATCCCAATGAACAATACCTGCAAAAAGAGGAAGCGTTTGTTCACCCTTAAATTCATATTTGATAACGGATTTGTTCAGTTGTGAACCTGCATCCAGACTGATTCTTTTTACAGCAGAAATTTCATACCCATTCTTTTTGACTTGAGAATAGGTAAGATCAAATGTAAATCGAAGCGGGCCCTCCTCAACAATTTTATATGAAGTGTAATTTCCAAGATAAACAAAGTCATCAGATATAAAAGGCAAAATATCTCCAGCTCCCAAAGTTCTTCCAACCTGAAAGAAATCCAGGCCATCTCCATTGTCCTGGTGATAATTGTTTTGTTTATACCATTCGTTGATCACCATTCGATGGGTTCTCTTCGCCCAGGCATCCATTCCCCATCCGTTTTGTTCCGGGACTTTTTCTAATTCTTTTCCGTACATCCGAAAAGCGATCTTATCATTTTCCCAGGCAAAATCCTCCAGACGTTCCGGTACAAAGCGTCCATATACTTTAGCATCCACAGATTTTGGTGGTGTCTGGTAAAATTCTATTTTTTTTATCTCCTTCGCATTAAAATCATCCTGGATAAGGAGATCTCCATTTGAAAGCCATTGATAGGGTATTTCCTTTTTTGTCGCAGCCTCAATGATACTGAAGTTTTTACCAGCTAGAAGTCTTACTTTTTTGGAAGGGATTTCTATTGATTCGGTATTTCGGGAAATAGTAAGGGTATTCCTGATTTGTAATTTCAATAATAGGGTGGATTGTTGAGCATTAAATAATGATGTCATGCTCACCATTATTAAGGTCCATTGTATTGATCTCATTAATTTTAGTTTAAATACCAGTCTTTATATCTTTTTAAAGCTTCCAGAAAATAATAATCCGCATAGATCAAAGGAACATCAATTTCTGAGTGAAGGGGCAATCCTCCTGTGCTGTGTTTTAAAAGGAATCCTCCATTTTCTCCGAGTTTGGACTGATAGTTCTCTCCAGATAAGCTTACAAGAATTTTTCTGGCACTATCTACATAATTTTTCTTTTCACTTTTATTTACATACTGACCCAATTCCAATAAAGCAGAAGCTATAATTGCTCCGGCAGAGGCATCTTTTGGAACTTCCGGGATTTTTGGGTCATTGAAATCCCAGTAAGGAATTTTATCTTCTGGAAGGGCAGGGTTATCCAAAATGAATTTTGCGATATGACGGGCCTGATCCAAATATTTTTGGTTCTTCGTAAAACGATACATCATCGTATATCCATATAATGCCCAGCCTTGTCCTCTCGCCCAGGCTGAGGAATCTGAATAGCCCTGAAATGTTTTTTTGCCTAAAACTTCACCTGTCTTTACATCGTAGTCAATAACATGATAAGAGCTGTAATCAGGACGGAAATGATTTTTTATGGTCGTATTTGCATGAGCAATTGCTACTTCTTCAGTTTTTATGCTCCCACCATTTTTTGCCGCCCACATCAGCATTTCCAGGTTCATCATATTGTCAATAATTACCGGACCTTTAAAATCAGCCATTTTATCCCAGGACAAAATAGCTTGCATTCCCGGATAGAACCGGGTTGATAATGATTCAGCTGATTTGAGGATGACAGCCTTATATTTTGGATCCCTGGTAACCCTGTATGCATTTCCAAAACTATTGAACATCATAAATCCTAAATCATGATCTCTCGTAAATGTTTTATTTGGCTCTATTAATTGAAGTCTTTTCTCTGCTTCTTTTTTGATTTCAGGATCGCTGGTCTGCTCATAAATCAGCCACAATGATCCGGGGTAAAAACCTGAACACCACCAGGTAATATCTTTAGTGGTAACTTTTTCAGTAGAAGAATTGTAGGATTGGGGCATTTTATCCTCGGGAATCTCCTTCATTAAATATTTATATTGCTTATCAGCAAATTGAAACTCACTCTGAATGAGTTCGGACATTTGTTTCTTATTTTGGGAGATCATTACCGTGCTGATAGCCAGAAATACTGATGTTATAGTTTTTTGTAAAGTCATTGATTTTTGATATTCATTAGTACAATTTACTTAAATTTTGCAAAAAATATTCAAAATTTATGGTGTTGTTATTATTTAATTAATAAACTTTAACTTATTTTTTAATATCGATTTTCTTTTTTTGTATCTTTGAGTATACACTGAAAAATATTCTTATCAGAATAGGTGAAGCAGAGGAATTTAGGTTGTATCAGAATTTGTTTTTTTTCATTTAGGTTATTTAAAATTGAACTATTTATAATATCTAATCTTTAAAACCAAATCAAGTTATGAGAAAAACTATTTTATTTTACTGTTTATGCTTACCAATATTTTATTATTCACAGGTTGGTATCGGAACAACAAACCCTCAGGCTGTATTACATGTAGACGGAGCTAAAGATAATGCTACTACTGGTGCGCCAACGGCTGCTCAGGAGGCTAATGATTTAGTTGTGACGGCTACTGGTAATGTAGGTATTGGTAATGCCAGTCCCCAAAGATCATTAGATGTAGATGCTAAAAATCAAAGTCTTAGAGTTCGAAATTTGATCAGGCAAGTACCAATGAGTTATGATATTCTAACAAGAGATATAACTACGGGTGATGTTGTTGCAACATCATACAGCTATACGGAAGCTGTAACAGTGGCGGCTGGTGCAAGTGCAACCGTTACAGTGCCGGCCACCGTGAATATTGCCACTGGTCTTTTTGTTGTGAAATCTACAAATGGCTGTTCAAGAGCCATGATAACCAGTTTTGTATATAATGGATTATCCCTGGGATATGTATCCGGTGTTGCAAGGGATAAAATTGGAAATGCAACTATTGCTCCCATACCTGTTTCTGCGAACTCTTCAGGGATTTGGTCTGTAACCTTCTCAAATGTTACCACTTGCGCAGATGGTGGAACTGGGACACAATTTGACTTTACGGTTGTAAAACCTACTACAGATTCCTATACTATTACCAATAATGGAAATATTGCAAAAACATATCAATTAACTGTTACCCGTCTATAGATCAGATTAATGATAGCTTGCTATTTGCAATATGGAAAAGAAGAAAATAAAGCAATGAATTTCATTGCTTTATTTTTTTATGTTGATCACGATTCAGGGGGAAACTTTTACTTGAATCTACAATGAATAGGAAAAAAGGTTTGTTTTTAATCCGGCTAAACTCCTGTTTATTATGTATCATTTTATCAAATTGGCTAAAATATTTTCATGAATATTTCGGGGTCATATAAATTTGGCTTGTTTTATGTAATAGATAGTTAGATTAATTATTAAAATAAAAATATGAAAAAGAAGTTATTTGGCTTATTAGCTTTTGGTTTATTTGCAACAGCTGTTAATGCCCAGGAAACTGTAAAACAAGAAGTGAAAAACGTTGGTACTGCAATTCAAAAAGGCGCAAAAGCAACAGGAGACGGAGTGAAAGATGGTGCAGAATGGGTAGGAGATAAAACTGTAAAAGGAGCAAAAGCCACAAAAAAAGGTGTAAAACAAGGTACGAAATGGGTTGGTAAAACAGCAACCAAAGGTGCGAAAAGTGTTAAAAACACCGCAGTAAAAGGAGCTGATGCAGTTTCAGACGGTTATAAAGATGTAAAAGCAGATTTAAAAAAATAATTTTCAGAAAAATATCTAAAACGACTTCAACTACAGAAGTCGTTTTTTTATTTCATTATGTATCGGGCAGCTTTATTTAAAGTTCTTCCAATTGGAATTGTATAGAAAAATATTTGAAAACGAAGCATAAAAAAACACCCAACTTGTTGGGTGTAAATGTTTTAATTGATTACAATTATTTTTGCAGAGAGGAAGGGATTCGAACCCTCGATACAGTTACCCGTATACTACCTTTCCAGGGTAGCTCCTTCAACCACTCGGACACCTCTCTATTTCGAGATTGCAAAAGTAATCTATTTTCTTGAATTAACAAATATTTAGAGCAATTAGTCTGTAATTTCTCCACAAAGACTTTTAGAGAAGTTATCAGCAAAATTCCCAGAGTAGTTTGGGTTATCCACTAAATGCATTGCTTTTGTTATCGCAGTTTCTGCCGTCATATCTTTGCCACTGATCGCTCCGATTCTGGAGAAAATATTACTGTTTTCATATTTCCCAAACGAAATACCGCCTGATATACACTGACTTACCACTACGATTTCAGTTCCGTTATTTCGGATTTCTTCCAGAGTTTGTTGGGTTTTTTCGCTGCTGAAAATGGTTCCCGAACCAAAAACCTGGAGAATAAGAACTTTCATTTTAGGGATTTCTTTAAAATAGCTAAGATGCATTCCCGGAAAAATTCTCCAGAATAAGATATCTTCTGAAATGTGATCATCAACATGAAATTCTACGTTGGGATCACAACGATATAGATTATCTTTTATAATATTCAGATGTACTCCCGATTGTCCGAGGATAGGATAGTTCGGACTCGAATACGCATCGAAATATTCAGCAGAATATTTCAAAGTTCTGTTTCCTCTTAGTAATTTATATTCGAAATAGATGGCAACCTCCTGAATAACCGCTTCGTCATTTTCGTACAGACTGGCATAATATAAACTTGTGAGAAGATTTTCTTTTGCATCCGTCCTCAAATCACCTATTGGCAGTTGGGAACCTGTAAAAATAACGGGTTTCTTTAGCCCTTTTAACATGAAACTTAAAGCAGAAGCGGTATAAGACATAGTATCTGTTCCGTGAAGAACCAAAAAGCCGTCATAATTATCGTAATTTTTATGAATGTAATGGGCGATAATTTTCCATTCTTCTGGCCCCATATCTGAAGAATCAAGTGGTTTGGCAAAAGGATGAACAAAAACTTCACATTCCATTAGTTTCATTTCGGGCATTTTTTCAAAGATATTTCCAAAATCAAACGCACGAAGGCTTCCGGTTTCATAATCTTTCTCCATACCAATAGTACCACCAGTATATATCAACAGAACTTTTCGTTTCATGTATTACTTTTTATTAAGAAGTTGAACCCTGTTCAGGTTTATAAACTCAAAATTACGTTAATTTGCAAAGATTTGAAAATGAATGAACGTTTATGGAAGAATTTTATAAAAATAAAGTTATTATTCCAGGCGTTATATTGGGCCATCGAAAAAAATAACTGAATGCAGATGAAAGATTTAGGACAAACTTTTGAATATTTAAAA is a window from the Chryseobacterium sp. T16E-39 genome containing:
- a CDS encoding TolC family protein, which translates into the protein MNMMENLKTKSILTAIAASLVLASCKAPMATVIKDEVKENVPQNFGENNQQDANANSGTTPWRQFFTDPNLVTLIETALKNNQELMITLQEIEIAKSGVLYKKGKLSPTVATSIGAGVKKSGRYTSEGAGDATTEIEPGREMPDPLGNFEGGLMANWEVDIWKKLRTEKESAVAHYLSTVEGKNFVLSNLIEEVADSYYELLSLDNQLDIIQQYIKLQEKALEISKIQKQAAAATELAVKKFEAELAKSKATEYTIRQQITEKENGINALLGRFPQPIVRTKESFMSTIPQTVYTGIPSQLLANRPDIKQAELELKSAKLDVEAARKEFYPSLEISATLGLEAFKPSYLVKMPESIAYNLVGEVAGPLINKTAIKANFQTADAKQIQALYEYDKTILNAYLDVANLMSKVKNIDQYYKLKSEETHALDQSIDIANQLFRNSRADYLEVLLNQRDALDAKMELVEAKEKQLSTVVDIYKSLGGGWK
- a CDS encoding helix-turn-helix domain-containing protein translates to MIKKLLFIFSLVIFKLFFSQEGYSDYYKLRVKYEDFEENNTKAFPYIQTYINKAKKDKNYEKLLQGYKDGVFYSSSNEKKLVYADSAIWAARLSENKDLISTAYIEKGVVYYYHYKRFQAALNEYLQAYEYSKNTKNDFLRYQNLYHIGVVKSYLGYYEEASKLFEQCIAYYKPKSQSALHPNEVYNNKKGYLNSLHQLIICYRNLHKYKEADLAIQTGLDEVNNDRDYAQEKGYFLLSKGISEYDKKNYVAAKDYLKQCIPSLSNGGDFARLSVDYFYVGKSYAGLDKNTESISYFTKVDSIFQKHQFILPELRENYELLIKHYKEEGNQKQQLYFTSQLLKADSIISKDFIYLSSKIHKEYDTKALLEEKRKLEKANSWGSIIIGGLIVVAIILLILLIVRYKREKYIQQKYILLEEKFSLQQTVVSEESFVNIDVEEKKTGLDENKVEELLTKLKVFEDKKEYTQKGLTINKLAGQLGTNSNYLSQVINDCKGVNFNKYLSELRINYITGLLFENKEYLKYRIETLAKECGIASRQNFSDLFYEINGIRPTDFIRKRRQELDNKNNFSAFNPA
- a CDS encoding M20/M25/M40 family metallo-hydrolase, with the translated sequence MKKILLAIVAIIVVIVAILLIKTFTYPFKKNSTNTVPETKWVKNDSAIQRLSGGIKIPTVSGGDLDVFNYEPFAQFKEYLKKSYPLVYQNTENYEVNTYGLVFRLKGSKANLEPILFLSHMDVVPPGDADIINNDQNIFRPDDKALPGVTKVAEDWDFAPFSGAVANGRIYGRGAIDMKGMLFSLMESLTNMIKSGKVPQRDIYLAFGFDEEVGGRKGAKQIAKHFKDKGLVFDAVYDEGGLILQKGGIKGIDADVAVIGCAEKGFLSAKIKVKGLGGHSSMPPMESAIGKAAVIMQRLENDQMKPTITPLIKEFFDNIGGTMSFANRLAISNQWLLKSVLLSQLAKNNSTNALIRSTTALTMMKGSDGTNVLSPEVEFVVNFRLLSGNSVKDIRDHIAKATKGFDVEVEEIDNTREASAVSPTNVKAYQIIEQGIREVYPNSITTPYLTIAGTDAYKYQIVSKNIYRFMPIRITDAEKQSIHSTNEYISIENYMKMIHYFEFIMKNYDR
- a CDS encoding DUF4861 family protein → MRSIQWTLIMVSMTSLFNAQQSTLLLKLQIRNTLTISRNTESIEIPSKKVRLLAGKNFSIIEAATKKEIPYQWLSNGDLLIQDDFNAKEIKKIEFYQTPPKSVDAKVYGRFVPERLEDFAWENDKIAFRMYGKELEKVPEQNGWGMDAWAKRTHRMVINEWYKQNNYHQDNGDGLDFFQVGRTLGAGDILPFISDDFVYLGNYTSYKIVEEGPLRFTFDLTYSQVKKNGYEISAVKRISLDAGSQLNKSVIKYEFKGEQTLPLFAGIVHWDGKGEKIIDQDNHLAAYWPENSKNGIVGTAIIFPNANYTITDKNKHLGSEIILKNKQTITFYAGAAWDKAGEITSAKDWQKYLQEFSLKLKYPIQISEY
- a CDS encoding glycoside hydrolase family 88 protein, which produces MTLQKTITSVFLAISTVMISQNKKQMSELIQSEFQFADKQYKYLMKEIPEDKMPQSYNSSTEKVTTKDITWWCSGFYPGSLWLIYEQTSDPEIKKEAEKRLQLIEPNKTFTRDHDLGFMMFNSFGNAYRVTRDPKYKAVILKSAESLSTRFYPGMQAILSWDKMADFKGPVIIDNMMNLEMLMWAAKNGGSIKTEEVAIAHANTTIKNHFRPDYSSYHVIDYDVKTGEVLGKKTFQGYSDSSAWARGQGWALYGYTMMYRFTKNQKYLDQARHIAKFILDNPALPEDKIPYWDFNDPKIPEVPKDASAGAIIASALLELGQYVNKSEKKNYVDSARKILVSLSGENYQSKLGENGGFLLKHSTGGLPLHSEIDVPLIYADYYFLEALKRYKDWYLN
- a CDS encoding asparaginase; the encoded protein is MKRKVLLIYTGGTIGMEKDYETGSLRAFDFGNIFEKMPEMKLMECEVFVHPFAKPLDSSDMGPEEWKIIAHYIHKNYDNYDGFLVLHGTDTMSYTASALSFMLKGLKKPVIFTGSQLPIGDLRTDAKENLLTSLYYASLYENDEAVIQEVAIYFEYKLLRGNRTLKYSAEYFDAYSSPNYPILGQSGVHLNIIKDNLYRCDPNVEFHVDDHISEDILFWRIFPGMHLSYFKEIPKMKVLILQVFGSGTIFSSEKTQQTLEEIRNNGTEIVVVSQCISGGISFGKYENSNIFSRIGAISGKDMTAETAITKAMHLVDNPNYSGNFADNFSKSLCGEITD